A portion of the Saccharomyces paradoxus chromosome XV, complete sequence genome contains these proteins:
- the TCB1 gene encoding tricalbin (Lipid-binding ER protein involved in ER-plasma membrane tethering~similar to YOR086C), whose product MAKEDTGATAPKKPETAQVANINGIDKLEPPKTKEEAAASKSVSSEKAAHASDESFKRSIHEASYVGWKQIGGWEDKDELTLDDELMDMSRETLLNNIIPDSLYGDWYHSVAIFFVGGVISFALGHYKFSMGSAFFVIVITSLLYRTSAKKYRGSIRELVQKEFTVQKVENDYESLEWLNTFLDKYWPILEPSVSQLIVQQANEQMATNEAIPQFITQLWIDELTLGVKPPRVDLVKTFQNTASDVVVMDWGISFTPHDLCDMSAKQVRNYVNELAVVKAKIFGITIPVSVSDIAFKAHARVKFKLMTPFPHVETVNIQLLKVPDFDFVASLFGRSIFNWEILAIPGLMTLIQKMAKKYMGPILLPPFSLQLNIPQLLSGSNLSIGILEITVKNAKGLKRTSSILNESIDPYLSFEFNDVSIAKTRTVRDTLNPVWDETLYVLLNSFTDPLTISVYDKRAKLKDKVLGRIQYNLDLLHDKPTQRNLKAQFLRNSKPVGDLTFDLRFFPTLEEKKLPDGSVEELPDLNTGIAKVVVEEGSRFAEEEKKITAYVEVYLNAKLVLTTGKATDTGTLKWNSDYEAVIADRRKTRYKFVVKDSKGEEIGSTIQTLNDLIDRSQVDKKLIPLKNQKGDIKVSTYWRPVRLEIGSNSVAYTPPIGAIRVFIEKATDLRNLEKFGTIDPYCKVLVNGLSKGRTDFKSQTLNPVWNQVIYVAVTSPNQRITLQCMDVETVNKDRSVGAFNVNVQDLFKKDENDKYEETVDEKAKVGRLVMPKKRPKGTITYYTSFYPALPVLTLEEIQDLDKVNKKKEALELRKSAIDEKKISKEDKAKFDQEWNEVKELEDMYSNRQKLDLPELLQYNQGVLAVTVLNGELPDSGLYVQAFFDDNGHPRFVSPRIPSRIVKNGWSGDVIIKELDKSITTFRVAKNKNFNRVEKCICQVELSTLELVKNCYYKPSILHLSGEGSAKLMLQISWFPIETKKLPENDLITNSGDLTIMSRSAENLVASDLNGYSDPYLKFYINNEEGCAYKTKVVKKTLNPKWNDEGTIQINNRLNDVLRIKVMDWDSTSADDTIGTAEIPLKKVKVEGTTELDVPVEGLENAGQDGGMLHLAFSFKPRYTISVSKREKKVGDIASKGLGTGLKAGTTVIGGGVGAIGKIKKGVFGGLGSLTNHKKNHETGEEETKF is encoded by the coding sequence ATGGCCAAAGAAGATACTGGGGCAACAGCACCAAAGAAGCCTGAAACGGCGCAAGTAGCTAACATTAATGGGATAGATAAGTTAGAACCTCCAAAGACGAAAGAGGAAGCTGCAGCTAGTAAAAGCGTGTCATCTGAGAAGGCAGCACATGCTAGTGATGAAAGTTTCAAGAGAAGTATCCATGAGGCCTCTTACGTAGGTTGGAAACAGATTGGTGGCTGGGAAGACAAAGACGAATTAACCCTAGATGATGAATTGATGGATATGAGTAGGGAAACCCTCTTAAATAACATCATACCAGACAGCCTCTACGGTGACTGGTATCATTCGGtagcaattttttttgtcgGAGGCGTAATATCATTTGCACTCGGTCATTATAAGTTTTCAATGGGTTCGgcattttttgttattgttatcaCATCATTGTTGTATAGAACATCTGCCAAAAAATACAGAGGCTCCATAAGAGAATTGGTCCAAAAAGAATTCACAGTGCAAAAGGTGGAGAACGACTATGAGTCCTTAGAGTGGCTGAATACATTTTTGGATAAGTATTGGCCCATTTTAGAGCCTTCCGTAAGTCAATTAATTGTCCAGCAAGCTAATGAACAGATGGCTACCAATGAGGCTATCCCTCAATTCATTACGCAACTATGGATTGATGAGCTGACGTTAGGTGTTAAACCCCCAAGGGTCGATTTGGTGAAGACTTTCCAAAACACTGCATCTGATGTTGTTGTGATGGACTGGGGTATCTCTTTTACCCCTCACGATTTATGCGATATGAGTGCCAAACAGGTTAGAAATTACGTTAATGAACTAGCTGTTGTTAAGgctaaaatttttggtatcACCATCCCTGTTTCCGTGTCAGATATCGCTTTCAAGGCTCATGCTAGagttaaattcaaattaaTGACCCCCTTCCCTCATGTCGAAACCGTTAACATCCAACTGCTGAAGGTGCCagattttgattttgttgcTTCCTTGTTTGGCCGTTCCATCTTCAATTGGGAAATTTTAGCTATCCCAGGTCTAATGACATTAATACAGAAGATGGCCAAGAAATATATGGGTCCAATCTTGCTGCCTCCATTCTCTTTACAATTGAACATTCCTCAGCTCCTATCTGGTTCCAACTTGTCTATCGGTATCTTAGAAATAACCGTCAAAAATGCAAAGGGGTTGAAACGTACGTCCTCAATATTGAACGAATCAATCGATCCTTACTTGTCTTTCGAATTTAACGACGTATCTATTGCCAAGACCAGAACAGTAAGAGACACTTTGAATCCTGTTTGGGATGAAACTTTGTACGTCTTGTTAAACTCATTCACTGATCCCTTGACCATTAGTGTTTATGATAAGCGTGCGAAATTGAAGGATAAAGTTCTGGGCAGAATCCAGTATAACTTGGATCTTTTACACGATAAACCCACACAAAGGAACCTAAAGGCTCAGTTTTTAAGAAATTCTAAACCGGTTGGTGATTTGACTTTTGATTTAAGATTCTTCCCAACCttggaagagaaaaaattgccGGATGGATCTGTGGAGGAGCTACCTGATTTGAATACTGGTATTGCTAAAGTTGTAGTTGAAGAAGGTTCTCGTtttgctgaagaagaaaagaagattacTGCCTATGTTGAAGTTTATTTGAATGCTAAATTAGTGTTAACTACTGGTAAGGCAACTGACACTGGCACTTTGAAATGGAATTCGGACTATGAAGCAGTTATTGCAGATCGCCGCAAAACGAGATATAAGTTCGTAGTCAAAGATAGCAaaggtgaagaaattggaTCTACCATTCAAACCTTGAATGATTTAATCGATAGAAGCCAAGTggacaaaaaattgattccATTAAAAAACCAGAAGGGTGATATTAAAGTTAGCACTTATTGGAGACCTGTCAGACTGGAGATTGGCTCCAACTCCGTTGCTTACACACCACCAATTGGCGCCATCAGAGTGTTCATCGAGAAGGCAACCGATTTGagaaatttggaaaagttcGGTACCATTGATCCATATTGTAAAGTCTTGGTTAACGGTTTATCGAAAGGTAGAACTGATTTCAAGAGTCAAACATTGAATCCCGTTTGGAATCAAGTTATTTACGTTGCAGTTACCTCACCAAACCAAAGAATTACGCTCCAATGTATGGATGTGGAAACCGTCAATAAAGATCGTTCAGTTGGTGCATTCAATGTTAACGTTCAAGATTTATTCAAGAAGGATGAGAATGATAAATATGAGGAAACCGTTGatgaaaaagcaaaagttGGCCGTCTGGTGATGCCTAAGAAAAGACCTAAGGGCACCATTACATACTATACCTCTTTCTATCCCGCTTTACCTGTTTTAACATTGGAAGAAATCCAAGATTTAGATAAAGttaacaaaaagaaggaagcaTTGGAATTGCGTAAGTCAGCCATTGATGAGAAAAAGATCTCTAAAGAAGACAAAGCCAAATTTGACCAAGAATGGAACGAGGTCAAAGAATTAGAAGACATGTATAGTAATAGACAGAAATTGGACTTACCAGAATTATTGCAATACAATCAAGGTGTTCTTGCAGTAACTGTCCTTAATGGGGAATTGCCCGACTCTGGGCTATATGTTCAAGCGTTTTTCGACGACAATGGTCATCCAAGATTTGTTAGTCCACGTATTCCATCCAGAATTGTTAAGAATGGGTGGTCAGGTGACGTGATCATAAAAGAATTGGACAAATCCATCACCACTTTCAGAGTTgctaaaaataaaaactttAACAGAGTGGAGAAATGCATTTGTCAGGTAGAACTATCTACACTGGAATTAGTTAAGAACTGTTATTATAAGCCATCAATATTGCATCTTTCAGGTGAAGGCAGTGCTAAACTAATGCTCCAAATATCGTGGTTCCCTATCGAAACTAAAAAGTTGCCAGAGAATGACCTAATCACAAATTCTGGTGATTTGACGATTATGTCCAGGAGTGCAGAAAACTTGGTAGCATCTGATTTGAATGGTTATTCCGATCCGTATTTGAAGTTTTACATCAATAATGAGGAAGGTTGTGCCTACAAGACGAAGGTTGTCAAAAAAACCTTAAATCCTAAGTGGAATGATGAAGGAACCATTCAAATTAATAACCGCTTAAATGACGTACTAAGAATTAAAGTCATGGACTGGGATTCCACTTCTGCGGACGATACAATCGGTAC